The uncultured Fibrobacter sp. genome contains the following window.
CCTTGAAGCTGCAAGCATACCACTTGCCGCCCATGTAGAAGTTCACCTGGTTCTGCTTGGCAGGGCTCTGCATGCTGTCGAGTTCGACAATATCGAACACCTTCTTCATCTCGGCCATGAGCTGTTCCGGAGTACGGCCGTTCAAGTCCTTGAGCACGCGGTTGTAGTCGAGAATCTTGAGCTGGGTGCTCGGGAAGAGGATGGCGAGGTAACGGTTGTATTCCTCGGCACCCGTATTGTTCGGGTTCTGCTGAGCGCGGTAGCTTGCGGCGCGGGCGCCGGCAGCGCTCCTGTGGTGGCCGTCGGCGATGTAGCTCACCGGCACAGCCTCGAAGGACTTGCGGATAGCTTCGATTTCGGCGTCATCGTCGATAATCCACACCGTGTGGCCAAAGCCATCGCCCTTGCTTACGAAGTCGTAGACCGGCGGACGCTTGGTCACGGCGCCGAACACGTCGAACTGGCCCTGGTCGCGGTAAGTGAGGAACACCGGACCGGTGTTGGCGTTCGTGGCGAGCACGTGACGCAGACGGTCTTCTTCCTTGTCGGCGCGGGTAAGTTCGTGCTTCTTGATGATGCCGTTGAAGTAGTCGGCGGCGGGCACGCAGCACACCAGGCCGTACTGTTCACGGCCGTTCATCGTCTGGCGGTAAACATAGAGGCAAGGCTTCTTGTCGTAGGCAATCACGCCATCGGCAATCATCTTGTCCAAGTTCTCGCGGGCATGCGCATAGACCTTCGGGTCGTAGGCGTCCACGGAGTCGGGCAACTCAAGTTCCGCACGCGTGACGCGGAGATAGGAGTGCGGGAGCCCTTCGGCCATAGCTTTGGCCTCGGCGCGATTCATCACGTCGTACGGGAGGGCGGAAATAGTTTCGGCTTCGGCCGGGTTGACCGGACGCAAGGCCTTGAACGGATAGATGTGCATCATAGGCTTCTTTCCTTTGTGGGATTCCTTAATTAAAACTTCGTCCTCAGAGATGAGGTTGTGGATGTAGCCGGTCTTGCCGTCAATCCATTTCTTCTTGCGGTAGCTCACCACGAAATACGCAATGGCAAAGAACACGAACGCCGTTGCAGCGGCCATGATGGTGATACCGATTAGGAACGCAATCAAGTGATCGGCGGCATTCACCCAGAGGTTCTCGAGAATCACAGCGCAGTTGCGTATGGACATGCGCTCGAACTCGCCCAAGAAGTCAAAGGAGATGGAGTCCGGATTGTAAATCTTGCAGCCGATGTAGTATCCGCCCGGGTAGAAAAACCCGAACTGCGTAACAGGATTCGCGACAAAATCCGCGATAACGCCAGGAACCTTGGGGAGCCTGAAAACGGCACAAAGGGCAACAGTGAGAATAATGGCAAAACCAATCGTGGGCCAAACGCCAATAAAAACACCAATAAACACGGACCACGCAACCTTGAGGGCATCTTGGCGGCGCGGGAACATACGATTATAGTAAATACGGCTGAGTCGCTTGTACTTCGACTCATTACGATCAATAGGGGTGTGCTTAAAACGAATCATTGCGTGCCAAATATAGAAAATTAGGGGCTAGAATCTAGGGGTTAGAGGCGATGAGGTCGGGGCTAAAGCCCCTTTGAGGTGTGAGGAAAGTAGGAAGTAGGAAGTAGACAGTAGACAGTAGGAAGTAGGACAAATGCGTAAGGCGAGTGCCGCGGTCAAGCTTGCTTGAACATGGCCGAGCCGAGCATTTGGTACTTGAGCTATACGAAACTTGGCAATTTATTGCCTTAGTTGAGTTATCCTCTATGAGGAGTAGCGAGAGTACAAGTAGGAAGTGGTTAGGGGTTAGGATCTAGGGAGAAATATCACGGCTTCGCCGTCTGTTACTAACGCACGAAGTGCGTGATTCTCATTCACTAGCCTCGAGCCTGGAGGCTCGAGCCTCATACCTCATCGCTCATTGCTCACTGCTCGGGCCTCGAGCCCCGAGCCTTTTTATATATTTTACAATCTATGAAGCATTTGATTTCCAAAGAGGGTTTCGAAAAACTCAAGGCCGAATGGGAACACCTCAAGTACGAGGAACGCCCCGCCATGATCAACCAAGTGCAGGCCGCCGCCGCCGAAGGCGACCGCAGCGAAAACGCAGCCTACACCTACGGCCGCATGCGCGTCCGCGAGATTGACCGCCGCCTGCGCGAACTGGACCGCATCCTGGATGGCGCAAAGATTGTCGAAAACGTCGCTCCCGAAGACGGATCCATCAAGTTCGGTGCGACAATCAAGATGGTGGACATCAAGACCAAGCGCGAAAAGACTTACAGCATCGTCGGTGAAAAGGAAATTGACCCGCTCAAAGGCCGCATCAGCATGAAGTCGCCCATCGGCGAAGCGCTGCTCGGCAAAAAGAAGGGCGAAACCGTGCAAGTACAAGCCCCCCGCGGAACGATTACTTACGAAATCCTGGAAGTTACTTATTAGAATCTAGAGAATAGGATCTAGGGGCTAGAGAAAATTTAGACGCACGAAGTGCGTGATTCTTATTCACTAGATCCTAATCTCTAGCCTCTAACCACTAGCATCATGTTCATCGATACTCACTGCCATATTGATTCCTACGAGCGGCATGCCGGCGAAAGCTTCGACGCCCTCCTCGCCCGCATCCCTAGCGACACAGACGATAAAGTTCAATTACCCGAAGCGTTCATCCACGTAGCCTGCGACCCTGCCGATTTTGATTACGCCCGCGAACTCAGCGAGAAATACCCGAACGTCTACACCGCCTACGGCATCCACCCGGAATACGTCGAAACAGAAACCGCCGA
Protein-coding sequences here:
- a CDS encoding DUF1015 family protein, which translates into the protein MMHIYPFKALRPVNPAEAETISALPYDVMNRAEAKAMAEGLPHSYLRVTRAELELPDSVDAYDPKVYAHARENLDKMIADGVIAYDKKPCLYVYRQTMNGREQYGLVCCVPAADYFNGIIKKHELTRADKEEDRLRHVLATNANTGPVFLTYRDQGQFDVFGAVTKRPPVYDFVSKGDGFGHTVWIIDDDAEIEAIRKSFEAVPVSYIADGHHRSAAGARAASYRAQQNPNNTGAEEYNRYLAILFPSTQLKILDYNRVLKDLNGRTPEQLMAEMKKVFDIVELDSMQSPAKQNQVNFYMGGKWYACSFKAEYLKNLGPVDSLDVALLQKLILKPLFDIDDPRTSKRIDFVGGIRGLGELVKRVDSGECACAFAMYPTTLDQLMNIADAGEIMPPKSTWFEPKLRDGLLVHSLD
- the greA gene encoding transcription elongation factor GreA, translating into MKHLISKEGFEKLKAEWEHLKYEERPAMINQVQAAAAEGDRSENAAYTYGRMRVREIDRRLRELDRILDGAKIVENVAPEDGSIKFGATIKMVDIKTKREKTYSIVGEKEIDPLKGRISMKSPIGEALLGKKKGETVQVQAPRGTITYEILEVTY